A section of the Roseomonas marmotae genome encodes:
- the dnaN gene encoding DNA polymerase III subunit beta — protein sequence MKFSVDRAVLLKALAHVQSVVERRNTIPILANVMLAAQEGALTLTATDMEIAIVEAVPGVIVARGGRTTAPAATLYEIVRKLPDGAKVELDHPGGDAPLALRAGRFATSLMVLPVEDFPSMTEGKLPHGFELPALTLRELVDRTKFAISTEETRYYLNGIYLHAADSDGQKVLRAVATDGHRLARVEEPLPEGAEGMPGVIIPRKTVNEIRKLAEESSDPVEIKLSDTKIRFTFGSVQLTSKLIDGTFPEYDRVIPRGNDKILTVDKKAFAEAVARVAAISSERSRPVKLSLKPDSLTLTASSPDQGQAEEELDSESVSYVGTGIEIGFQARYLSDITDQIAEKVEFRFADGSAPTVVVDKAKPEALYVLMPMRV from the coding sequence ATGAAGTTCTCGGTGGATCGGGCCGTGCTGCTCAAGGCCCTGGCGCATGTGCAGAGCGTGGTGGAGCGCCGCAACACCATCCCCATCCTGGCCAATGTCATGCTGGCCGCCCAGGAGGGCGCGCTGACCCTGACGGCGACGGATATGGAGATCGCGATCGTCGAGGCGGTCCCGGGCGTCATCGTCGCGCGCGGCGGGCGCACCACGGCGCCGGCCGCCACGCTCTACGAGATCGTCCGCAAGCTGCCGGACGGCGCCAAGGTCGAGCTGGACCATCCGGGCGGCGATGCGCCGCTGGCGCTGCGCGCCGGCCGCTTCGCCACCAGCCTGATGGTGCTGCCGGTGGAGGATTTCCCCTCCATGACCGAGGGTAAGCTGCCGCATGGCTTCGAGCTGCCGGCGCTGACCCTGCGGGAGCTGGTGGACCGCACCAAATTCGCGATCTCCACGGAGGAGACCCGCTACTACCTCAACGGCATCTATCTGCATGCCGCCGACTCGGACGGCCAGAAGGTGCTGCGCGCCGTGGCCACCGACGGCCACCGCCTGGCGCGGGTCGAGGAGCCGCTGCCGGAGGGCGCCGAGGGGATGCCGGGCGTCATCATCCCCCGCAAGACGGTCAACGAGATCCGCAAGCTGGCCGAGGAGAGCAGCGACCCTGTCGAGATCAAGCTCTCCGACACCAAGATCCGCTTCACCTTCGGCTCGGTGCAGCTGACCAGCAAGCTGATCGACGGCACCTTCCCGGAATATGACCGGGTGATCCCGCGCGGCAACGACAAGATCCTGACGGTGGACAAGAAGGCCTTCGCCGAGGCCGTGGCGCGCGTCGCCGCCATTTCCTCCGAGCGTTCGCGGCCCGTGAAGCTCTCCCTCAAGCCGGACAGCCTGACCCTGACCGCCAGCAGCCCCGACCAGGGCCAGGCGGAGGAGGAGCTGGACAGCGAGAGCGTCTCCTATGTCGGCACCGGCATCGAGATCGGTTTCCAGGCCCGCTACCTCTCGGACATCACCGACCAGATCGCCGAGAAGGTCGAGTTCCGCTTCGCCGATGGCTCCGCCCCCACGGTGGTGGTGGACAAGGCGAAGCCAGAGGCGCTCTACGTGCTGATGCCCATGCGGGTCTGA
- a CDS encoding ArsR/SmtB family transcription factor: protein MVSTTALAGTAAAIGDPARANMLAALMDGRALTATELARLAGVTPQTASGHLARLAEAGLITPEKQGRHRYHRLASPAVAEMLEGLMALASAARPAPVTGPRDADLRLARTCYDHLAGRLAVGLTDSLVARGHLRLEGEGAELTESGTAFLREMGVAATPSRRLLCRPCLDWSERRPHLAGVIGAALCRHCLTAGWVRRRPGSRALTITPLGEQGFRSGFGLDLRAS from the coding sequence ATGGTCAGCACCACCGCCCTGGCCGGCACCGCCGCCGCCATCGGCGACCCCGCCCGCGCCAATATGCTCGCCGCCCTGATGGATGGCCGCGCCCTGACCGCCACCGAGCTGGCGCGGCTGGCCGGGGTCACGCCGCAGACCGCCAGCGGGCATCTGGCGCGGCTGGCGGAGGCCGGGCTGATCACGCCGGAAAAGCAGGGCCGCCACCGCTACCACCGCCTCGCCTCCCCCGCCGTGGCGGAGATGCTGGAGGGGCTGATGGCCCTGGCCAGCGCCGCCCGCCCCGCCCCCGTCACCGGCCCGCGCGACGCGGATCTGCGCCTGGCCCGCACCTGCTACGACCATCTGGCGGGCCGCCTGGCGGTGGGCCTGACCGATTCGCTCGTGGCGCGTGGCCATCTGCGACTGGAGGGCGAGGGCGCCGAGCTGACGGAATCCGGCACCGCCTTCCTGCGGGAGATGGGGGTGGCCGCCACACCGTCCCGCCGCCTGCTCTGCCGCCCCTGCCTGGACTGGAGCGAGCGGCGCCCGCATCTGGCCGGGGTCATCGGCGCCGCGCTGTGCCGGCATTGCCTGACGGCGGGCTGGGTGCGGCGGCGGCCGGGCAGCCGGGCCTTGACCATCACGCCCCTGGGGGAGCAGGGCTTCAGGAGCGGCTTCGGACTGGACCTCCGCGCCAGCTGA
- a CDS encoding UdgX family uracil-DNA binding protein (This protein belongs to the uracil DNA glycosylase superfamily, members of which act in excision repair of DNA. However, it belongs more specifically to UdgX branch, whose founding member was found to bind uracil in DNA (where it does not belong), without cleaving it, appears to promote DNA repair by a pathway involving RecA, rather than base excision.), which produces MPESSRSASPADLPVAPWAEGHSFVPGEGPPGAPLMFVGEQPGDEEDRAGRPFVGPAGRLFDQALAEAGVTRAQAYVTNAVKHFKFTQTGRRRLHQKPDSGDIAFYRPFLLQEVKQIGPRLLVALGATAAQSLLGRKVPVLKARGEVLPGPAGRDVFLTVHPSFLLRIPDPGRKRDEYLAFVSDLREAAQRAGVTP; this is translated from the coding sequence ATGCCCGAATCCAGCCGCTCCGCCAGCCCCGCCGACCTGCCCGTGGCCCCCTGGGCCGAGGGACACAGCTTCGTCCCCGGGGAAGGACCGCCGGGCGCGCCGCTGATGTTCGTGGGGGAGCAGCCCGGGGATGAGGAGGACCGCGCCGGCCGCCCCTTCGTCGGCCCGGCCGGGCGGCTGTTCGACCAGGCGCTGGCCGAGGCGGGGGTCACCCGCGCCCAGGCCTATGTCACCAATGCGGTGAAGCACTTCAAATTCACCCAGACCGGCAGGCGGCGGCTGCACCAGAAGCCCGACTCGGGGGATATCGCCTTCTACCGCCCCTTCCTGCTGCAGGAGGTGAAGCAGATCGGGCCACGGCTGCTGGTGGCGCTCGGGGCCACGGCGGCGCAGTCCCTGCTGGGGCGCAAGGTGCCCGTGCTGAAGGCGCGGGGCGAGGTGCTGCCGGGGCCGGCCGGGCGCGATGTCTTCCTGACCGTGCATCCCAGCTTCCTGCTCCGCATTCCCGACCCCGGGCGGAAGCGCGACGAGTATCTGGCCTTCGTCAGCGACCTGAGGGAGGCGGCGCAACGCGCCGGTGTCACCCCCTGA
- a CDS encoding sulfite exporter TauE/SafE family protein gives MDMLLSPAALALTLATFLLAGLVKGVIGMGLPTIAMGLLGTVMAPAQAAALLVLPSLVTNLWQIMGVPGLGALLRRLGPMMAAAALGTLLGIWAGLLPGRGGATAGLGVALLAYAGLGLLPLRLPQVPARAEAWAGPLTGLLTGLVTAATGVFVIPAVPYLQALGLGRDRLVQALGLSFTVSTLAMGVGLASGGGFSGAALGGSVLALLPALAGMGLGTWLRGRVSDATFRRCFFLGLLLLGLHLLWQGLR, from the coding sequence ATGGACATGCTTCTCTCCCCCGCCGCCCTGGCCCTGACCCTCGCCACCTTCCTGCTCGCCGGGCTGGTGAAGGGGGTGATCGGCATGGGGCTGCCGACCATCGCCATGGGGTTGCTGGGCACCGTCATGGCCCCGGCCCAGGCGGCGGCGCTGCTGGTGCTGCCCTCCCTCGTGACGAATCTCTGGCAGATCATGGGCGTGCCCGGCCTCGGGGCGCTGCTGCGGCGGCTGGGGCCGATGATGGCGGCGGCAGCGCTGGGCACGCTTCTCGGCATCTGGGCCGGGCTGCTGCCGGGACGCGGCGGCGCCACGGCGGGGCTGGGCGTGGCGCTGCTGGCCTATGCCGGCCTGGGCCTGCTGCCGCTGCGCCTGCCCCAGGTGCCGGCCCGCGCCGAAGCCTGGGCCGGGCCTCTGACCGGGCTGCTGACCGGGCTGGTCACGGCGGCCACCGGGGTCTTCGTCATCCCGGCGGTGCCCTATCTCCAGGCGCTGGGGCTGGGGCGGGACCGGCTGGTGCAGGCGCTCGGGCTGTCCTTCACCGTCTCCACCCTGGCCATGGGGGTGGGACTGGCCTCGGGTGGCGGCTTCAGCGGCGCCGCCCTGGGCGGATCGGTGCTGGCGCTGCTGCCGGCGCTGGCGGGGATGGGGCTGGGCACATGGCTGCGCGGCCGGGTCTCCGACGCCACCTTCCGCCGCTGCTTCTTCCTGGGGCTGCTGCTGCTGGGGCTGCACCTGCTCTGGCAGGGGCTGCGCTGA
- the accD gene encoding acetyl-CoA carboxylase, carboxyltransferase subunit beta has protein sequence MNWISEWALPKIQTWLGRKEVPDNLWHQCPSCTQMIFHKDLERSLHVCPHCGHHMRIAAARRIGYTLDEGFQRIELPRAPADPLRFRDQRRYADRLKEAQAKSGMDDAVVVAHGAIEGRRAVVAAFEFSFMGGSMGAGVGEAIVTAAKLAVLQDAPLIVFTASGGARMQEGAVSLMQMPRTVIATQMVKEAGLPFIVVLADPTTGGVTASFAMLGDIQIAEPNALIGFAGARVIEQTVREKLPEGFQRAEYLLQHGILDMVVHRGEMRATLSRVISLLREKRPEAVTEVAAEPPVEAAAAASA, from the coding sequence ATGAACTGGATCAGCGAATGGGCGCTGCCGAAGATCCAGACCTGGCTCGGCCGCAAGGAAGTGCCGGACAACCTCTGGCACCAGTGCCCCTCCTGCACCCAGATGATCTTCCATAAGGATCTGGAGCGCAGCCTGCATGTCTGCCCGCATTGCGGCCACCACATGCGCATCGCCGCCGCCAGGCGCATCGGATACACGCTGGACGAGGGCTTCCAGCGCATCGAGCTGCCGCGCGCCCCCGCCGACCCGCTGCGCTTCCGCGACCAGCGGCGCTACGCCGACCGGCTGAAGGAAGCCCAGGCCAAATCCGGCATGGATGACGCGGTGGTGGTGGCGCATGGCGCCATCGAGGGCCGCCGCGCCGTCGTCGCCGCCTTCGAGTTCTCCTTCATGGGCGGCTCCATGGGCGCGGGCGTGGGCGAGGCCATCGTCACCGCCGCCAAGCTGGCCGTGCTGCAGGACGCGCCGCTGATCGTCTTCACCGCCTCGGGCGGCGCGCGTATGCAGGAAGGCGCCGTCAGCCTGATGCAGATGCCGCGCACCGTGATCGCCACGCAGATGGTCAAGGAAGCCGGGCTGCCCTTCATCGTCGTGCTGGCCGACCCGACCACCGGCGGCGTCACTGCCAGCTTCGCCATGCTCGGCGACATCCAGATCGCCGAGCCCAACGCGCTGATCGGCTTCGCCGGCGCGCGCGTGATCGAGCAGACGGTGCGGGAGAAGCTCCCCGAGGGCTTCCAGCGCGCCGAATACCTGCTGCAGCACGGCATCCTGGACATGGTGGTCCACCGGGGCGAGATGCGCGCGACGCTGAGCCGCGTCATCTCCCTGCTGCGGGAGAAGCGCCCGGAAGCCGTGACGGAAGTGGCCGCGGAGCCGCCGGTCGAAGCCGCGGCCGCAGCCTCGGCCTGA
- a CDS encoding bifunctional folylpolyglutamate synthase/dihydrofolate synthase: MGRSEAIIDRLHGLHPKLIDLSLERLQRLLAALGHPERQLPPVVHVAGTNGKGSTCAFLRAIAEAAGQRVHVYTSPHLVHFRERFRLAGQLVTEDALADALEEVEAANEGQPITVFEVTTAVGLLLFSRTPADLMVLEVGLGGRFDATNVIGHPAACAIASISMDHMDFLGDSLAAIAGEKAGIIKPGVPAATGRQQPEALRVLEAEAARLGAPLLRRDAEWIAEWEEGGLRYADSQGVLHLPPPALPGPHQADNAGIAIAALRAWNPSWLSDSAIAAGLSTATWPARLQRLHGALAALLPEGWELWLDGGHNAGAGQALAAHLPGWSDRPRHLLVGMKQGKESNAFLRPLLPLADSLWAVAEPGQHLAMPVEAIVAASGGRARPGPRVADALRAIATTGGPPGRVLICGSLYLAGEVLKADGTGVE; encoded by the coding sequence ATGGGCCGTTCGGAAGCCATCATCGACCGGCTGCACGGCCTGCACCCCAAGCTGATCGATCTCAGCCTGGAGCGCCTGCAGCGCCTGCTGGCCGCGCTGGGCCATCCGGAGCGGCAGCTGCCGCCGGTGGTCCATGTCGCCGGCACCAATGGCAAAGGGTCCACCTGCGCCTTCCTCCGCGCCATCGCCGAGGCGGCGGGGCAGCGGGTGCATGTCTATACCTCCCCGCATCTCGTCCATTTCCGCGAGCGCTTCCGCCTGGCCGGCCAGCTGGTGACGGAGGACGCCCTGGCCGATGCGCTGGAGGAGGTGGAGGCCGCCAATGAAGGCCAGCCCATCACGGTCTTCGAGGTGACGACGGCGGTGGGCCTGCTGCTGTTCAGCCGCACCCCGGCCGATCTGATGGTGCTGGAAGTCGGGCTGGGCGGGCGCTTCGACGCCACCAATGTCATCGGCCACCCGGCGGCCTGCGCCATCGCCAGCATCTCGATGGACCATATGGATTTCCTGGGCGACAGCCTGGCGGCCATCGCGGGGGAGAAGGCCGGCATCATCAAGCCCGGCGTGCCGGCCGCCACCGGCCGGCAACAGCCCGAGGCGCTGCGGGTGCTGGAGGCCGAGGCCGCCCGGCTGGGTGCGCCGCTGCTCCGCCGCGACGCCGAGTGGATCGCCGAATGGGAAGAAGGCGGGCTGCGCTACGCCGATTCGCAGGGCGTGCTGCACCTGCCGCCCCCCGCCCTGCCCGGCCCGCACCAGGCCGATAACGCCGGGATCGCCATCGCCGCGCTGCGCGCCTGGAACCCGTCCTGGCTCAGCGACTCCGCCATTGCCGCCGGCCTTTCCACCGCCACCTGGCCGGCGCGGCTGCAACGCCTGCACGGCGCCCTGGCGGCGCTGCTGCCGGAGGGATGGGAGTTGTGGCTGGATGGCGGCCATAATGCCGGCGCCGGGCAGGCCCTGGCCGCGCATCTGCCCGGCTGGTCCGACCGCCCCCGGCACCTCCTGGTCGGCATGAAGCAGGGCAAGGAATCGAATGCCTTCCTGCGCCCGCTGCTGCCGCTGGCCGATTCGCTCTGGGCAGTGGCCGAGCCCGGCCAGCATCTGGCCATGCCGGTGGAGGCCATCGTCGCCGCCTCCGGCGGGCGGGCGCGGCCGGGGCCGCGGGTGGCGGATGCGCTGCGGGCCATCGCCACCACAGGCGGCCCGCCCGGGCGCGTGCTGATCTGCGGCAGCCTCTATCTGGCTGGCGAAGTCCTGAAGGCTGACGGCACCGGCGTCGAATGA